A stretch of Chloroflexota bacterium DNA encodes these proteins:
- a CDS encoding type III pantothenate kinase produces the protein MLQVGFLLDCGYNAGVNQPLLAIKIGNSNITLGVFENGTLLARWRVRTEVIKTADEYAILFDDFFANVGTGLVPARAAIVSVVPPLTSTFVELCRAHWRVEPLVITASTNTGMPILYDAPHALGTDRIVAAVAAKTKFGAPVIVIDFGTATTFNAVTRAGQFAGGAITPGLHLAADALYRATAQLPRVDLALPPRAIATNTTHGIQSGILIGYLGMIEGMVARMRAELDALAARVVATGGYARLLAPHSRVIDAVEPDLILEGLQIIYAMNQRE, from the coding sequence ATGTTACAAGTTGGATTCTTGCTAGATTGCGGTTATAATGCCGGCGTGAATCAACCCTTGCTCGCGATCAAGATCGGCAACTCGAATATCACGCTCGGCGTTTTTGAAAACGGCACGCTCCTCGCGCGTTGGCGTGTACGTACTGAAGTAATCAAGACCGCCGACGAGTACGCGATTTTGTTCGACGATTTTTTTGCGAATGTCGGGACCGGTCTTGTGCCTGCCCGCGCTGCCATCGTCTCCGTCGTGCCGCCGCTCACCTCCACGTTCGTCGAGCTGTGCCGCGCCCATTGGCGCGTCGAACCACTCGTCATCACTGCGAGCACGAACACCGGGATGCCGATTCTGTACGATGCGCCGCACGCGCTCGGCACGGATCGCATCGTCGCCGCCGTCGCGGCAAAAACGAAATTCGGCGCGCCGGTTATCGTGATTGATTTCGGCACGGCGACGACGTTCAACGCGGTAACGCGCGCGGGGCAATTCGCCGGCGGCGCGATTACGCCCGGTCTGCATCTCGCCGCCGATGCGCTGTATCGCGCGACCGCGCAACTGCCGCGCGTAGACCTCGCGCTGCCCCCGCGCGCAATTGCGACGAACACCACGCACGGCATCCAGTCCGGCATCCTCATCGGCTATCTCGGCATGATCGAAGGCATGGTCGCGCGAATGCGCGCCGAACTCGATGCGCTCGCTGCGCGCGTCGTCGCGACCGGCGGATATGCGCGTTTGCTCGCGCCGCATTCGCGCGTGATTGACGCGGTCGAACCGGATTTGATTCTCGAAGGACTGCAAATCATCTACGCGATGAATCAACGGGAGTAA
- the coaBC gene encoding bifunctional phosphopantothenoylcysteine decarboxylase/phosphopantothenate--cysteine ligase CoaBC encodes MSRVLQNKTILLGVTGSIAAYKAAMIASQLTQAGARVDVVMTREATQFVGAMTFEALTHRHVVTDVMAMMPDSTIGHVAMAKRADAFVIAPVTAHTIAKLALGLADDAVSATALDTRAPLILAPAMESGMWEHPATQANVATLVARGAILVEPGTGHLASGLSGKGRMADVDDILDIVRATLGRTGDLAGRHIVVTAGGTQEAIDPVRVIANHSSGKMGFALAHAARDRGARVTLIAGVTSLRVPRGITHVSATSARDMRDEVMRAIADADALVMAAAVADFRPAQSAEQKIKKGATETLTLELIKNPDILNEVSNRNSQSAIRNLVVVGFAAETQDLIANARAKLEAKNLDLIVANPVPASFGGDLDQATFIERGGAINALPPMSKDDLAEKILDVVASHLQKESP; translated from the coding sequence ATGTCACGCGTTCTCCAAAACAAAACCATCCTCCTCGGCGTCACCGGCAGTATCGCCGCGTACAAAGCCGCGATGATCGCCAGTCAATTGACGCAAGCCGGCGCGCGCGTGGATGTCGTGATGACGCGCGAGGCGACCCAGTTTGTCGGAGCGATGACGTTCGAGGCGTTGACGCATCGTCACGTCGTCACGGATGTGATGGCGATGATGCCCGACTCGACCATCGGTCACGTCGCGATGGCGAAACGCGCGGACGCGTTCGTCATCGCGCCGGTCACCGCGCACACAATTGCGAAACTCGCGCTCGGTCTCGCCGATGACGCGGTGAGCGCAACCGCGCTCGACACGCGCGCGCCGCTCATCCTCGCACCCGCGATGGAAAGCGGCATGTGGGAACATCCCGCGACGCAAGCGAATGTCGCCACGCTCGTCGCGCGCGGCGCGATTCTCGTCGAGCCGGGCACCGGGCATCTTGCGTCGGGTTTGAGCGGCAAGGGACGGATGGCGGACGTGGACGACATCCTCGACATCGTGCGCGCGACGCTCGGACGCACCGGCGATCTCGCCGGGCGTCACATCGTCGTCACCGCCGGCGGCACGCAAGAAGCGATTGACCCGGTGCGCGTGATCGCGAATCATTCGTCCGGCAAAATGGGCTTTGCGCTCGCGCACGCCGCGCGTGATCGCGGCGCGCGCGTGACACTCATCGCGGGTGTAACATCGTTGCGCGTCCCACGCGGCATCACGCACGTTTCGGCGACGAGTGCGCGCGACATGCGCGATGAGGTGATGCGCGCAATCGCGGATGCGGACGCGCTCGTGATGGCAGCCGCCGTCGCCGATTTCCGTCCCGCGCAATCCGCTGAACAGAAAATCAAAAAAGGCGCTACCGAAACCCTCACGCTCGAATTGATAAAAAATCCGGACATTCTAAATGAAGTTTCCAATCGCAATTCGCAATCCGCAATTCGCAATTTGGTTGTAGTCGGCTTTGCCGCCGAGACCCAGGATTTGATCGCGAACGCGCGCGCGAAACTCGAAGCCAAAAATCTCGATTTGATCGTCGCGAATCCAGTGCCCGCGAGTTTTGGCGGCGACCTGGATCAAGCGACATTCATCGAACGCGGCGGCGCAATCAACGCGTTGCCGCCGATGAGCAAGGATGACCTCGCGGAAAAAATTCTAGATGTTGTCGCATCTCATTTGCAGAAGGAGTCACCATGA
- a CDS encoding dipeptidase, translating into MTESTHALAFARNNRERFLSELKEFLAIPSVSTLSAHKPDMLRAADWVAHQLNAIHFQNVAVLPTDGHPVVYGEWLNAPGKPTILVYGHYDVQPVDPLNEWITPPFEPTVRGDNLYARGASDMKSQVQGFLKALEALMQNEGLRVNVKVLVEGEEEIGSPSLVKFIAQNKQKLACDFSLNADSGIARPDLPSLMYGLRGLAYFEVWVYGSKQDLHSGVFGGSVHNPAQVLCDLIAGMHDANGHITLPGFYDKVRVLSNEERAELARLPVTDDEWRKTAGVSALWGEQGFTTLERLGARPTLEVNGIVSGFTDEGAKTVLPAKAMAKISMRLVPDQDDNAVEEQLKEYLRRHAPPTIRWDVKKFVSGPAVLVNRNSPGMRAAIRALKATFGVEPVFQLQGGSVPVVSMMTMQLGVDSILMGFGLPDDNFHSPNEKQHLPNFYRGIEAFIRFFDNVAE; encoded by the coding sequence ATGACCGAATCTACTCACGCTCTCGCGTTCGCGCGCAACAACCGCGAACGATTCTTGTCCGAACTCAAAGAGTTTCTCGCGATTCCCAGCGTCTCGACGCTCTCCGCGCACAAACCCGACATGCTCCGCGCGGCAGACTGGGTCGCGCATCAGTTGAACGCCATCCATTTTCAGAATGTCGCGGTGCTGCCGACCGACGGTCACCCGGTCGTCTACGGCGAGTGGCTCAACGCGCCCGGCAAACCGACGATCCTCGTTTACGGGCATTACGATGTGCAACCGGTGGACCCGCTCAACGAATGGATCACACCGCCGTTCGAGCCAACCGTGCGCGGCGACAATCTGTACGCGCGTGGCGCATCGGATATGAAGAGCCAGGTGCAAGGATTTCTCAAGGCGCTCGAAGCGTTGATGCAGAACGAAGGACTGCGGGTGAATGTCAAAGTGCTCGTCGAAGGCGAAGAAGAGATCGGCTCGCCGAGTCTCGTCAAGTTCATCGCGCAGAATAAGCAAAAACTCGCGTGCGATTTTTCGCTCAACGCCGATTCCGGCATCGCGCGACCCGACTTGCCGAGTTTGATGTACGGCTTGCGCGGTCTCGCGTACTTTGAAGTCTGGGTCTATGGTTCGAAACAGGATTTGCACTCGGGCGTGTTCGGCGGGTCGGTGCACAATCCCGCGCAAGTGTTGTGCGATTTGATCGCGGGAATGCACGACGCGAACGGACACATCACGCTCCCAGGATTCTACGACAAAGTGCGCGTGCTATCGAACGAGGAACGCGCGGAACTCGCGCGCTTGCCGGTGACGGACGACGAGTGGCGCAAGACCGCCGGCGTTTCCGCGTTGTGGGGCGAACAAGGATTCACGACGCTCGAACGACTCGGCGCGCGACCGACGCTCGAAGTGAACGGCATCGTTTCCGGATTTACCGACGAGGGCGCGAAGACGGTACTGCCCGCGAAGGCAATGGCGAAAATTTCGATGCGGCTCGTACCAGATCAAGATGATAACGCGGTCGAAGAACAATTGAAGGAATACCTGCGTCGCCACGCGCCGCCGACGATTCGCTGGGACGTGAAGAAATTTGTGAGTGGTCCCGCGGTGTTGGTCAATCGAAATTCGCCGGGAATGCGCGCGGCGATTCGCGCGCTAAAAGCGACGTTCGGCGTCGAGCCGGTGTTTCAACTGCAAGGCGGCAGTGTACCGGTCGTGAGCATGATGACGATGCAGCTCGGCGTAGATTCGATCTTGATGGGCTTTGGTTTGCCCGACGACAACTTTCACTCGCCGAACGAAAAGCAGCACCTGCCGAATTTCTATCGCGGCATCGAAGCGTTCATCCGGTTTTTCGACAACGTGGCAGAGTAG
- a CDS encoding DUF2283 domain-containing protein, with amino-acid sequence MTLQAISVPVKHVPGFARLPLQRPWLDYDGEADVLYVSLERPQKATTSKMRDDGVLLRNRGKKLVGITVFEPSKR; translated from the coding sequence ATGACCTTGCAAGCAATTTCTGTACCTGTTAAGCACGTTCCCGGGTTCGCCCGATTACCTCTGCAGCGACCTTGGCTTGACTATGACGGGGAAGCCGACGTGCTGTATGTCAGTCTTGAACGACCACAAAAAGCAACCACGAGCAAAATGCGCGACGATGGTGTACTATTGCGTAATCGCGGCAAAAAGCTAGTCGGCATCACCGTGTTTGAACCATCGAAAAGATAA
- a CDS encoding VOC family protein yields the protein MLTGFDHFIVLVNDLNAAMESFRRLGFDARAGGEHPTFGSHNALVALADGTYLELVAFKNPALAEKSFWRDGVRRVRAGEGFGGFVLGANDLANDVAQLAACGLKYDAPQAGARVRLDGQRVEWHTAMFGGLPTGALPFLIQDDTPRALRIEPPSDGLGSRARAKEVVVVVKNLAAERDHYSALLGVEPKRVHNKQTDVEGYRFALDWGSIVVARPTRGGNTMTEQLDRRGEGLFALALQVDSWGWERQQLRNRDIQFENEENGFFIAPEEACGARIRIVGKVVGAGE from the coding sequence ATGCTGACTGGTTTCGATCATTTCATCGTGCTCGTGAACGACCTGAACGCGGCGATGGAATCTTTTCGCCGGCTCGGTTTCGATGCGCGCGCCGGCGGCGAGCATCCCACGTTCGGGAGTCACAATGCGCTCGTCGCGCTCGCGGATGGCACATACCTCGAACTTGTCGCGTTCAAAAATCCCGCGCTCGCGGAAAAATCATTTTGGCGCGATGGCGTGCGCCGCGTGCGCGCGGGCGAAGGATTCGGTGGATTCGTGCTCGGCGCGAACGACCTGGCGAACGATGTCGCGCAACTCGCGGCGTGCGGATTAAAGTACGATGCGCCGCAAGCCGGTGCGCGCGTGCGCCTCGACGGTCAGCGCGTCGAGTGGCACACCGCGATGTTCGGCGGCTTGCCGACCGGCGCGTTGCCGTTTCTGATTCAGGATGATACGCCGCGTGCGCTACGCATCGAGCCGCCCAGTGACGGATTGGGCAGTCGCGCGCGTGCGAAAGAAGTCGTCGTCGTCGTCAAAAATCTTGCGGCAGAACGCGATCACTATAGCGCGCTGCTCGGCGTCGAGCCGAAACGTGTTCACAACAAGCAGACGGATGTTGAAGGTTATCGCTTTGCGCTCGATTGGGGAAGCATTGTCGTCGCGCGTCCGACGCGCGGCGGCAACACGATGACGGAGCAGTTGGACAGGCGCGGCGAAGGTTTGTTCGCGCTCGCGTTGCAAGTGGATAGTTGGGGCTGGGAACGGCAACAGCTTCGCAATCGCGACATTCAGTTTGAGAACGAGGAAAACGGATTCTTCATCGCGCCAGAGGAAGCGTGCGGCGCGCGGATACGGATTGTTGGAAAAGTAGTTGGGGCAGGAGAGTGA
- a CDS encoding LCP family protein has product MRVKYLRFLLLVIISVLALLSVALLAPKDSDPLFKSLAKPFATNAERRREARSQTDPQFFQRVDAALNANRINVLLFGYGETHEPPMTERAIIGSFTLISYDVRTGQVDLISMTHDIRAPEVERALAQRGQGTHALKMDRAYDVGGFPLMREMIENGTGLAVDYQIVFKDGLIQRLVDQVFGGIQVDVPMAFSVQPFYLDGEKYPVGFFQQGNQTLNGRQVIQFIKTVPVAEGEYDPSLEHNVRKHLVLQALLDALNRQSGDRDFWLRLFAFVQHELAAGSVTMDFDPTPLVVDNLGRLLTNLDKLIAQRSSAMSMPAIHRATYIVDSANGDGGVQWVNANQDANPITRQDIDTRVYPNLDYEVPIDANPYGNLAREYWGSVREMVRRTLNGEPLQDPAPE; this is encoded by the coding sequence ATGCGCGTCAAGTATCTTCGTTTCCTCTTGCTCGTGATTATCAGCGTCCTGGCTTTGCTGTCCGTTGCGTTGCTCGCGCCGAAAGACAGCGACCCGCTTTTCAAATCGCTCGCCAAACCCTTTGCGACCAACGCCGAACGTCGCCGTGAGGCGCGTAGCCAAACCGATCCACAATTTTTCCAACGCGTGGACGCGGCGCTCAATGCCAATCGCATCAACGTCTTGTTGTTCGGATATGGCGAGACGCATGAGCCGCCGATGACCGAACGCGCGATCATCGGTTCGTTCACGCTGATTTCGTACGATGTCCGCACCGGTCAAGTGGATTTGATTTCGATGACGCACGACATTCGCGCGCCCGAAGTCGAACGCGCGCTCGCGCAACGCGGGCAGGGGACGCACGCGCTCAAGATGGATCGCGCGTACGATGTCGGCGGATTTCCACTGATGCGCGAAATGATCGAGAATGGGACAGGGCTTGCGGTGGATTATCAAATCGTTTTCAAAGACGGGCTGATCCAACGTCTTGTGGATCAGGTCTTTGGCGGCATTCAAGTAGATGTGCCGATGGCATTTTCGGTGCAGCCGTTTTATCTCGACGGCGAAAAATATCCGGTCGGATTTTTTCAGCAAGGCAACCAAACGTTGAACGGTCGCCAGGTGATCCAGTTTATCAAGACCGTGCCAGTCGCCGAAGGCGAGTACGATCCTTCGCTCGAACACAACGTGCGTAAACATTTGGTGTTGCAGGCGTTGCTCGACGCGTTGAATCGGCAGAGCGGCGACCGCGATTTTTGGTTGCGCTTGTTCGCGTTCGTGCAGCACGAATTGGCGGCGGGGAGTGTCACGATGGATTTCGATCCGACGCCGCTCGTCGTGGACAACCTGGGTCGGCTGTTGACCAACCTGGACAAGTTGATCGCGCAGCGTTCGAGCGCGATGTCAATGCCGGCGATTCATCGCGCGACGTACATCGTGGACTCGGCGAACGGCGACGGCGGCGTGCAGTGGGTGAATGCGAATCAGGACGCGAATCCGATTACGCGTCAAGATATTGACACGCGCGTTTATCCAAATCTCGATTACGAAGTGCCGATTGACGCGAATCCGTACGGTAATCTCGCGCGCGAGTATTGGGGATCGGTGCGCGAAATGGTGCGCCGGACACTCAATGGCGAGCCGCTCCAAGACCCCGCGCCGGAGTAA
- a CDS encoding VWA domain-containing protein: MIFQWQQALWLLLLVPVLILLYMIAQRRRAKYALRYASLSLVKEALGRGPGFRRHIPPILFLTAITVMILALARPISVVTLPTQEGTVILTVDVSGSMAADDAKPNRMEAAKAAARTFVEKQPVSVKVGIVSFSDNAFVVQAPTTDKDAVIAAISRLQPQRGTAIGRGILASLDAIAESLEPDEPDFTRPTNRGFSPIMTPTPTPTPLPKGQYVTAIVVLLSDGESNVGPNPRDVAPVAADRGVRVYTIGLGKSQGTILHVQGRQVRVSLDEAVLKYIADQTDAEYFAAADEKELQAVYDKLTTRMVFRAEKTEITAVLTAIAAAFSLLAGFLSLVWFNRLP, encoded by the coding sequence ATGATATTTCAGTGGCAACAAGCCCTGTGGCTCTTGCTTTTGGTGCCCGTGTTGATCCTGTTGTACATGATTGCTCAACGCCGGCGCGCAAAATACGCGTTGCGTTATGCGAGTCTTTCGCTCGTCAAGGAAGCGCTGGGACGCGGTCCGGGTTTTCGCCGGCACATCCCGCCGATTTTGTTTTTGACCGCGATCACGGTGATGATTCTCGCGCTCGCGCGTCCGATTTCGGTCGTGACCTTGCCGACCCAGGAAGGCACGGTCATTCTGACGGTGGACGTGTCCGGCAGTATGGCGGCGGATGACGCGAAACCGAATCGGATGGAAGCCGCCAAAGCCGCGGCGCGCACGTTCGTCGAAAAACAACCTGTGTCGGTCAAGGTCGGGATCGTCTCGTTTAGCGATAACGCGTTCGTCGTGCAAGCGCCGACGACCGACAAGGACGCGGTGATCGCGGCGATCAGTCGTTTGCAACCTCAACGCGGCACCGCGATCGGTCGCGGCATCCTTGCCTCGCTCGACGCGATTGCCGAATCGCTTGAACCGGACGAACCGGATTTCACGCGACCAACCAATCGCGGGTTCAGCCCGATCATGACGCCAACCCCCACACCGACGCCGTTACCCAAGGGACAGTACGTGACCGCGATTGTCGTGTTGTTGAGCGATGGTGAAAGCAACGTTGGACCGAATCCGCGCGATGTCGCGCCGGTCGCGGCGGATCGCGGCGTGCGCGTCTATACGATTGGGTTGGGCAAATCGCAAGGCACGATTCTCCACGTGCAAGGACGCCAGGTGCGCGTCAGCTTGGACGAAGCCGTGCTCAAGTACATCGCGGACCAAACGGATGCCGAGTACTTTGCCGCCGCGGACGAAAAAGAGTTGCAAGCGGTGTACGACAAGTTGACCACGCGCATGGTGTTTCGCGCGGAGAAAACGGAAATCACCGCCGTGCTCACCGCCATCGCCGCCGCGTTCTCGCTCCTCGCCGGTTTCCTCTCGCTCGTGTGGTTCAACCGGTTGCCCTAA
- a CDS encoding DUF58 domain-containing protein codes for MASSTPEHILQRLDWQVIRRLDGILQGNYRSLFIGYGLDFADLREYQWSDDVRYIDWNVTARMNEPYVRQYMEDREITAWFLLDLSPSIDFGTVNALKRSLLIDFVTILARLLTRQGNRVGAIFYNGKDQHVIPAHGGREHVLRLINDLLAQPKLTHTPMTNLAAMLEKAARTIRRRSLVFIVSDFISTPGWETPLNLLVQQHETLAVRLFDPREIDLPDIGMVVMEDSETSEQLYINTSDKKFRERFRQAAQKREYEMNVHFRRAGVDSLQVSTEDDIVREIVRFAMLRKQRKQIAGVQAVR; via the coding sequence ATGGCTTCTTCAACTCCCGAACATATTCTGCAACGTCTCGATTGGCAAGTGATTCGCCGGCTCGATGGGATTTTGCAGGGCAACTATCGCAGTCTGTTCATCGGCTACGGACTGGACTTTGCGGATTTGCGCGAGTATCAGTGGTCGGATGATGTGCGGTACATTGATTGGAATGTCACCGCGCGCATGAACGAGCCGTACGTGCGGCAGTACATGGAAGATCGCGAAATTACCGCGTGGTTCCTGCTCGATCTCAGTCCTTCGATTGATTTCGGTACGGTCAACGCGCTCAAGCGCAGTCTGCTGATTGATTTCGTGACGATTCTCGCGCGCCTGCTCACGCGGCAAGGCAATCGCGTCGGCGCGATTTTTTACAATGGCAAAGATCAACACGTGATCCCGGCGCACGGTGGTCGCGAGCACGTGTTGCGCTTGATCAACGATTTGCTCGCGCAACCTAAATTGACTCACACGCCGATGACCAATCTCGCGGCGATGCTCGAAAAAGCCGCGCGCACGATTCGCCGTCGCTCGCTCGTCTTCATCGTGTCCGATTTCATTTCGACGCCGGGCTGGGAAACGCCGCTCAACTTGCTCGTGCAACAACACGAGACGTTGGCGGTTCGCCTGTTCGATCCGCGCGAGATTGATTTGCCGGACATTGGCATGGTCGTGATGGAAGATTCGGAAACCAGCGAGCAACTCTACATCAATACGAGCGACAAGAAATTTCGCGAACGGTTTCGTCAAGCCGCGCAAAAACGCGAGTACGAAATGAACGTGCATTTTCGCCGCGCGGGTGTGGATTCGCTCCAGGTCTCGACCGAAGATGACATCGTGCGCGAGATCGTGCGCTTTGCGATGTTGCGAAAGCAACGCAAGCAAATCGCTGGTGTGCAAGCAGTCCGATGA
- a CDS encoding AAA family ATPase: MATSELTTDQVPTLMETVLYEVKKVIVGQDHLLERLLVALLAQGHLLVEGVPGLAKTLAIKTLADAMRGTFKRIQFTPDLVPADLVGTRMYNQKTGEFSTSLGPVFTNLLLADEINRAPAKVQSALLEVMQERQVTIAGETHKVPAPFLVMATQNPIETEGTYPLPEAQVDRFMMKVIITYPNERDEFVIVERMAAGLASANPVITTKQLIEMQGETAKVYVDPALTEYAVKLATATREPEKFSLPEIKRYIMYGTSPRASINLILTARALAYVRGRSYVLPQDVLDMALDVMRHRLVLSYEAMSDGVTSDAILKRAIERIPVPVVPLREAIPFKVAQPVG, encoded by the coding sequence ATGGCGACGAGTGAATTGACGACAGACCAAGTACCAACCTTGATGGAAACGGTTCTGTACGAAGTCAAAAAAGTCATCGTGGGGCAGGATCACTTGCTCGAACGTTTGTTGGTCGCGTTGCTCGCGCAGGGACACTTACTGGTCGAAGGCGTACCGGGGTTGGCAAAGACGCTCGCGATCAAGACGCTCGCGGACGCGATGCGCGGCACGTTCAAGCGAATTCAATTTACGCCTGATCTCGTACCGGCCGATTTGGTCGGCACGCGCATGTATAATCAAAAGACCGGCGAATTCTCGACCTCGCTCGGTCCCGTGTTCACGAACCTGTTGCTCGCGGATGAGATCAACCGCGCGCCCGCCAAGGTGCAAAGCGCGCTCCTCGAAGTGATGCAGGAACGCCAGGTGACGATTGCGGGTGAGACCCACAAAGTGCCCGCGCCGTTCCTGGTCATGGCGACCCAGAACCCGATCGAGACGGAAGGCACGTACCCGTTGCCCGAAGCGCAAGTGGATCGTTTTATGATGAAAGTCATCATCACGTATCCCAACGAGCGCGATGAATTCGTGATTGTCGAGCGGATGGCGGCGGGTTTGGCGTCGGCGAATCCGGTTATCACGACGAAACAGTTGATCGAGATGCAGGGTGAAACCGCCAAAGTGTACGTGGACCCCGCGCTGACGGAGTATGCGGTGAAACTCGCAACCGCGACGCGCGAACCTGAAAAATTTAGTTTGCCGGAAATCAAACGCTACATCATGTACGGGACTTCGCCGCGCGCTTCGATCAACCTTATCCTCACCGCGCGCGCACTCGCGTATGTGCGTGGGCGGTCGTACGTGCTGCCGCAAGATGTGCTCGACATGGCGCTCGACGTGATGCGGCATCGTCTCGTGCTATCGTACGAAGCGATGTCCGATGGGGTGACGAGCGACGCGATTCTCAAGCGCGCGATCGAGCGCATCCCTGTCCCGGTCGTGCCGCTGCGTGAGGCGATTCCGTTCAAAGTCGCGCAACCGGTGGGATGA
- a CDS encoding trypsin-like peptidase domain-containing protein: MPPNSFDPFEKKLVSKPGVPEPLLRSMPGSKPPGPSRITRLRERAKQMRARARSFLPLLLGMFIAFGAMFAYDFARPATPRLTEQKIGELVASAMASATPPPSRGSLAYEQIAPSLVRIEAQLTAGDDKRAFGTGVVVDEGGAILSSYHIVKGAIKIEVVFYDGTRSDATVIAKVEEQDTVVLRARTPPAFLIPAVLGNPGSLRVGDEAFVVGNPFGIRNSMSAGVISGLNRNFKSPKTGATLSNLIQFDAAANPGNSGGPLMNSYGEVVGIVTALYNPTDQEVFVGIAFAVPIDAAGGAMGSPPW; this comes from the coding sequence ATGCCTCCAAATTCGTTTGATCCATTCGAGAAAAAACTTGTATCCAAGCCCGGCGTCCCCGAACCCTTGCTGCGATCAATGCCCGGCAGTAAACCGCCAGGTCCCTCTCGCATCACCCGATTGCGCGAACGCGCGAAACAAATGCGTGCGCGTGCGCGTAGTTTTCTTCCCCTTCTGCTTGGAATGTTCATCGCCTTTGGCGCGATGTTCGCGTACGATTTTGCGCGTCCCGCCACGCCGCGCCTGACCGAACAAAAAATAGGCGAACTGGTCGCAAGCGCAATGGCGTCCGCGACGCCGCCGCCGTCGCGCGGTTCGCTCGCCTACGAACAGATCGCGCCCTCGCTTGTGCGTATCGAGGCGCAGTTGACCGCCGGCGATGATAAACGCGCCTTTGGTACCGGCGTCGTCGTGGATGAAGGCGGCGCGATTCTGTCGAGCTATCACATCGTCAAAGGCGCGATCAAAATCGAAGTCGTGTTTTACGATGGTACGCGCTCCGACGCCACGGTGATTGCCAAGGTCGAGGAGCAAGACACGGTAGTGCTGCGCGCGCGCACGCCGCCCGCTTTTCTCATCCCGGCAGTGCTGGGCAATCCCGGCTCATTGCGCGTGGGCGATGAGGCATTCGTCGTCGGCAATCCGTTCGGCATTCGCAACTCGATGTCGGCGGGTGTGATTTCCGGCTTGAACCGCAATTTCAAATCCCCCAAAACCGGCGCGACGTTGAGCAACCTGATTCAATTCGACGCGGCGGCAAACCCTGGGAATTCCGGCGGTCCGTTGATGAATAGCTATGGCGAAGTCGTCGGCATTGTGACCGCGCTCTATAATCCAACCGATCAAGAAGTGTTTGTCGGTATCGCGTTCGCAGTGCCGATTGACGCGGCAGGCGGCGCAATGGGTTCGCCGCCCTGGTGA
- a CDS encoding twin-arginine translocase TatA/TatE family subunit — protein MFGLQPAHIVIIVFVAILLFVPSRLPMLGRGMRKMVSEFRREISAKPNEHATKPSHSQDVGPANKKE, from the coding sequence ATGTTTGGCTTACAACCCGCGCATATTGTCATCATCGTTTTTGTCGCGATCCTTCTGTTCGTGCCCTCCCGTTTACCGATGCTGGGACGCGGGATGAGAAAAATGGTTTCCGAATTTCGCCGGGAAATCAGCGCCAAACCGAATGAGCACGCGACCAAGCCATCGCATTCCCAGGATGTCGGACCGGCAAACAAAAAGGAATAA